A region of Faecalibacterium taiwanense DNA encodes the following proteins:
- a CDS encoding helix-turn-helix domain-containing protein: MISQDWCYNKRKVPAGAAAPVVWIERQENNMHISYKPLWHTLLERDMRKEDLRLAAGMTTNMIANMSKEGKHISMDTLARICETLNCEITDVIELVPDEPASTGGKEHERIETKNKRKWN; the protein is encoded by the coding sequence GTGATTTCACAAGATTGGTGCTATAATAAGAGAAAAGTTCCTGCCGGGGCAGCCGCTCCGGTGGTATGGATAGAAAGGCAGGAAAACAATATGCACATCAGCTATAAACCACTCTGGCACACACTGTTAGAGCGTGATATGAGAAAAGAGGATTTAAGGCTTGCCGCTGGTATGACAACAAATATGATTGCCAACATGAGCAAAGAGGGAAAGCACATCAGCATGGATACATTAGCCCGTATCTGCGAAACGCTGAATTGTGAGATTACCGATGTGATTGAGTTAGTACCAGACGAGCCTGCTTCCACAGGAGGTAAGGAACATGAGCGAATTGAAACCAAGAATAAAAGAAAATGGAATTGA
- a CDS encoding leucine-rich repeat domain-containing protein: MKTRLISLLLAFSMALTFLPVGAVSAFAAETGDTFNFNGLTYEITSDTTAKVKGPEATTLLTQVTIPEKATNSLNGESYTVTAIADKAFRNTRFNGEITSITLPDSLKEIGDFAFFSCLKLEDINLPDGLTKIGYQAFQNCYSLTEITIPSSVTTMGSHVFNRCTGLKEVTFEKNSQLSALPDATFANCISLESFTLPNGFTSIGENAFYKCGKLTTLNISDDVTEIKKDAFIDCAKFNTINYDGTKYSWNALLKSGSVDNTVLEKIQADGFTVNYWVQPLVVSGGIFTVDGDPVVGDTAIVPVGATVEITFDQQSFADSGLSFGSWEIDGLSNSEYYKNKESFTFTMPKNRVAVTASTMDIPSAPTIDDAPVDPAISTAVTIIGGALLVGGLHQLGTELWLIHHLPKGTAIPETRIELAEVLWKDAGQPAPAAEAAYTDIDTDDTDAQQAAQWAIENELMTLRSSEHPDKFDPHVPVSTVKAIRAWKKAQQMKPSTK, encoded by the coding sequence ATGAAAACGCGACTTATCAGCCTGCTGCTGGCATTCAGCATGGCACTGACATTTCTGCCTGTCGGGGCAGTCTCTGCATTTGCGGCGGAGACGGGCGATACATTTAACTTTAACGGTCTTACATACGAGATAACAAGTGACACAACCGCCAAAGTCAAAGGACCCGAAGCAACCACCTTATTGACCCAAGTAACTATTCCAGAAAAAGCAACAAATTCCTTGAATGGAGAATCCTACACTGTAACAGCCATTGCGGATAAAGCTTTTCGCAACACAAGATTTAACGGCGAAATCACATCCATCACACTTCCCGATAGTTTGAAGGAAATCGGTGATTTCGCTTTCTTTTCTTGCCTCAAACTCGAAGACATCAATCTTCCCGATGGGCTTACTAAAATCGGGTATCAAGCTTTTCAGAACTGTTATAGTTTAACAGAAATCACCATTCCAAGCAGTGTAACTACTATGGGTTCACATGTGTTCAACCGCTGTACCGGACTAAAAGAAGTTACCTTTGAAAAGAATTCGCAGCTAAGCGCGCTTCCTGATGCAACCTTTGCCAACTGTATAAGTCTGGAGTCTTTTACCCTTCCCAATGGATTCACTTCCATCGGCGAAAATGCTTTTTATAAATGCGGAAAACTCACCACATTAAACATCTCGGATGATGTTACTGAAATCAAAAAAGATGCTTTTATTGATTGCGCAAAATTCAACACTATCAATTATGACGGTACCAAATACTCTTGGAACGCTCTACTAAAAAGCGGCAGCGTAGATAACACAGTTTTGGAAAAAATTCAAGCGGACGGCTTCACCGTGAATTACTGGGTACAGCCTTTGGTCGTCAGCGGCGGCATTTTCACAGTAGATGGCGATCCTGTAGTTGGCGATACAGCTATTGTGCCCGTCGGTGCTACAGTTGAAATCACTTTTGATCAGCAGTCTTTCGCTGACAGTGGTCTCTCTTTTGGTAGTTGGGAGATTGATGGTTTAAGCAATTCAGAATACTACAAAAATAAAGAAAGCTTCACCTTTACTATGCCTAAGAATCGCGTAGCAGTCACAGCTTCAACAATGGATATTCCCAGCGCCCCCACGATCGACGACGCCCCTGTTGACCCTGCCATCAGCACTGCGGTAACGATCATTGGCGGTGCACTGCTGGTGGGCGGGCTGCATCAGCTGGGCACCGAGCTGTGGCTGATCCATCATCTGCCCAAGGGTACCGCCATCCCGGAAACTCGCATCGAACTGGCCGAAGTGCTCTGGAAGGATGCCGGACAGCCTGCTCCTGCTGCCGAAGCCGCTTATACCGATATCGACACCGACGACACCGATGCGCAGCAGGCTGCACAGTGGGCAATTGAAAACGAGCTGATGACGCTGCGCAGCAGTGAGCATCCGGACAAATTCGACCCCCATGTGCCGGTCTCCACCGTAAAAGCCATTCGCGCGTGGAAAAAGGCACAGCAGATGAAACCGTCTACCAAGTAA
- the lysS gene encoding lysine--tRNA ligase produces the protein MEEQKKNPAQGLSESEQVQVRRQKLADLQAAGHDPFTLTKYPQDSYSADLKAEFADLPNETDSGKTVALAGRMMSKRVMGKASFAHLRDDKGDIQLYVRRDELGEEPYAAFKKLDVGDIIGVKGEVFRTKTGELSVRATELTLLAKSLRPLPEKFHGLTDTEMRYRQRYVDLIANPEVKDTFVKRSQILKEIRAYLDEKGFLEVDTPILTPFEIGASARPFYTHHNSLNMDMVLRIETELYLKRLIVGGMDRVYEVGRIFRNEGMDPKHNPEFTSIELYQAFTDFHGMMDLVEELYKRLAQKICGSMVIPYQGKQIDMGHWERLTMVEAVKKYSGVDFNDWKSDEDAIAAAKEHHVELPEVPTKGSILAEFFDAFVEDKLIQPTFIYDYPVEISPLAKRKPDDPAFTERFEYFIDCTEYGNAFSELNDPIDQKGRFERQVAERKAIEPDCKAQVDYDYVNALEYGLPPTGGLGFGVDRLVMLLTDSASIRDVLLFPTMRPESN, from the coding sequence ATGGAAGAACAAAAGAAGAACCCGGCGCAGGGCCTGTCCGAGAGCGAGCAGGTGCAGGTGCGCCGCCAGAAACTGGCCGACCTGCAGGCTGCAGGCCACGACCCCTTCACCCTGACCAAGTACCCGCAGGATTCCTACTCTGCCGATCTGAAGGCCGAGTTTGCCGACCTGCCCAACGAGACCGACAGCGGCAAGACCGTGGCGCTGGCTGGCCGTATGATGTCCAAGCGCGTAATGGGCAAGGCAAGCTTTGCCCACCTGCGGGACGATAAGGGCGACATTCAGCTGTACGTCCGCCGCGATGAGCTGGGCGAAGAGCCTTACGCCGCCTTCAAGAAGCTGGACGTGGGCGATATCATCGGCGTGAAGGGCGAGGTGTTCCGCACCAAGACCGGCGAACTGAGCGTGCGCGCCACCGAGCTGACCCTGCTGGCCAAGAGCCTGCGCCCCCTGCCTGAGAAGTTCCACGGCCTGACCGACACCGAGATGCGTTACCGTCAGCGCTACGTGGACCTGATCGCCAACCCCGAGGTGAAGGACACCTTCGTGAAGCGCAGCCAGATCCTGAAGGAGATCCGCGCCTATCTGGACGAGAAGGGCTTCCTGGAGGTGGACACCCCCATCCTGACCCCCTTCGAGATCGGCGCCTCTGCACGCCCCTTCTACACCCATCACAACAGCCTGAACATGGACATGGTGCTGCGCATTGAGACCGAGCTGTACCTCAAGCGCCTGATCGTGGGCGGCATGGACCGCGTGTACGAGGTGGGCCGCATCTTCCGCAACGAGGGCATGGACCCCAAGCACAACCCGGAATTCACCAGCATCGAGCTGTATCAGGCCTTCACCGACTTCCACGGCATGATGGATCTGGTGGAGGAGCTGTACAAGCGCCTTGCCCAGAAGATCTGCGGCAGCATGGTCATCCCCTATCAGGGCAAGCAGATCGACATGGGCCACTGGGAGCGCCTGACCATGGTGGAAGCCGTGAAGAAGTATTCCGGCGTGGACTTCAACGACTGGAAGTCCGACGAGGATGCCATCGCCGCCGCCAAGGAGCACCACGTGGAGCTGCCCGAGGTGCCCACCAAGGGTTCCATTCTGGCCGAGTTCTTTGATGCCTTCGTGGAGGACAAGCTCATCCAGCCCACCTTCATCTACGATTACCCCGTGGAGATCAGCCCGCTGGCAAAGCGCAAGCCGGACGACCCCGCCTTCACCGAGCGCTTTGAGTATTTCATCGACTGCACCGAGTACGGCAACGCCTTCAGCGAGCTGAACGACCCCATCGACCAGAAGGGCCGCTTCGAGCGTCAGGTAGCCGAGCGCAAGGCCATCGAGCCCGACTGCAAGGCACAGGTGGACTACGACTACGTGAATGCGCTGGAGTACGGCCTGCCCCCCACGGGCGGTCTGGGCTTCGGCGTGGACCGTCTGGTGATGCTGCTCACCGACAGCGCCTCCATCCGCGATGTGCTGCTGTTCCCCACGATGCGCCCGGAATCTAACTGA
- a CDS encoding nucleotidyltransferase domain-containing protein, with protein MGRKEITTKEDLMKVIELFENTGITYWLDGGWGVDILAGKQTRIHRDIDINFDAQHTEKLLNVLLNLGYKIDTDWKPVRIELYSDELGYLDIHPFVLSEDGTSKQADLEGGWYEFEKDYFGSAFFEGKTIPCISLKGQRVFHSGYELRDKDKHDISILESLSK; from the coding sequence ATGGGTAGAAAAGAAATAACAACAAAAGAAGATTTAATGAAAGTAATAGAATTATTCGAAAATACTGGAATTACATACTGGTTGGATGGCGGATGGGGTGTAGATATTTTAGCTGGTAAACAAACAAGAATTCATAGAGATATAGATATAAATTTTGATGCTCAACATACGGAAAAATTGTTAAATGTGCTTTTGAATCTGGGCTATAAAATTGATACAGACTGGAAACCGGTTAGAATAGAGTTATATAGTGATGAACTTGGTTACTTAGACATTCACCCGTTCGTTTTAAGTGAGGACGGAACTTCAAAACAAGCTGATTTAGAGGGTGGCTGGTATGAGTTTGAAAAAGATTACTTTGGTAGTGCTTTTTTTGAAGGAAAAACAATTCCTTGTATATCCTTAAAAGGCCAAAGAGTTTTCCATTCAGGTTATGAATTAAGAGATAAAGATAAGCATGATATTTCAATTCTTGAAAGTTTATCAAAATAA
- a CDS encoding DUF6462 family protein, protein MEHKAASFEVPELEKILAKKKKRYVGYEEGMVLYSMGKISFRKLAQDAHALLRIKKIAIVDLDMLDDYLEQHRSNN, encoded by the coding sequence ATGGAACATAAAGCTGCTTCGTTTGAAGTTCCCGAACTGGAAAAAATTCTGGCCAAGAAGAAAAAGAGATACGTTGGCTACGAGGAAGGAATGGTTCTCTATTCGATGGGCAAGATTTCGTTCCGAAAGCTGGCGCAGGACGCTCATGCACTACTCCGCATAAAAAAGATAGCGATTGTTGATTTGGACATGCTGGACGATTATCTGGAACAGCATCGCAGCAACAACTGA
- a CDS encoding DUF3846 domain-containing protein has translation MEENTLSVLQIAPGQYPKQVEIDNDLKALQQAVGGSIGASYPFSDPVAIVYNDDGKLMGLPLNRALRDEHGEAYDVVAGTFLVVGLGEEDFASLTPELAEKFEKKFHQPEDFIRLGHRMMVIRVPDEAVRPEKNKAAPSKNAGLDR, from the coding sequence ATGGAAGAAAACACTCTTTCTGTCCTGCAAATCGCGCCGGGGCAGTACCCGAAACAGGTCGAGATTGACAACGATCTGAAAGCATTGCAGCAGGCAGTCGGTGGCAGCATCGGTGCCAGCTACCCGTTTAGCGACCCGGTTGCCATCGTCTACAACGATGATGGCAAGCTGATGGGTTTGCCCCTGAACCGCGCCCTGCGGGATGAGCATGGCGAAGCCTACGATGTGGTTGCCGGAACCTTTCTGGTGGTCGGTCTGGGTGAGGAAGATTTTGCATCCCTCACCCCGGAATTGGCTGAAAAGTTTGAGAAGAAATTTCACCAGCCCGAAGATTTTATCCGGCTGGGACATCGGATGATGGTCATTCGTGTACCCGATGAGGCAGTCCGCCCTGAGAAAAACAAAGCTGCGCCATCGAAGAATGCAGGTCTTGACCGCTGA
- a CDS encoding Maff2 family mobile element protein: MEFFNSAIEVLQTLVVALGAGLGVWGAINLLEGYGNDNPGSKSQGMKQFMAN; the protein is encoded by the coding sequence ATGGAATTCTTTAACTCTGCTATCGAAGTCCTCCAGACCCTCGTTGTTGCCCTCGGTGCCGGTCTCGGCGTGTGGGGTGCTATCAATCTGCTGGAGGGCTATGGTAACGACAACCCCGGCTCCAAGTCTCAGGGCATGAAGCAGTTCATGGCTAATTAA
- a CDS encoding ParA family protein: MTLRTVPGRRGDVIAKKATIIAVTNQKGGVGKSTTCENLGIGLAMEGKKVLLVDTDPQGSLTISMGWQQPDELPTTLSTLMQKAMNDQPIQPGEGILHHAEGVDLIPANIELAGLEVALVNSMNREKMLKQVLDGAKREYDYILLDCMPSLGMLTINALAAADTTLIPVQAQYLSAKGLEQLLRTVGKVRRQINPKLKIEGILLTMTDSRTNYGKQIDTLIRQAYGSKIKVFDQTIPRSVRAAETSAAGKSIFQHDPKGKVAEAYQSLAREVLADAEKRIKRSSERAR; encoded by the coding sequence ATGACTTTGCGCACGGTTCCCGGAAGGCGGGGTGATGTTATCGCAAAGAAAGCAACGATTATCGCAGTCACGAACCAGAAAGGCGGTGTCGGAAAAAGCACCACCTGTGAAAATCTGGGCATTGGGCTGGCAATGGAGGGCAAGAAAGTTCTGCTGGTGGACACCGACCCGCAGGGCAGTCTTACCATCAGCATGGGCTGGCAGCAGCCGGACGAACTGCCCACCACACTGTCTACGCTGATGCAAAAGGCAATGAACGACCAGCCCATCCAGCCCGGTGAGGGCATCCTGCATCATGCAGAGGGCGTAGACCTTATCCCTGCCAACATCGAATTGGCGGGACTGGAAGTGGCTCTTGTAAACAGTATGAACCGTGAGAAAATGCTCAAACAGGTGCTGGACGGAGCAAAACGGGAGTACGATTATATCCTGCTGGACTGTATGCCCTCTCTGGGGATGCTCACTATTAACGCTTTGGCGGCGGCTGACACCACGCTGATTCCCGTTCAGGCACAATACCTGTCCGCCAAAGGTCTGGAACAGCTTTTGCGGACTGTCGGCAAGGTGCGGCGGCAGATCAACCCGAAATTAAAAATCGAGGGTATCCTGCTCACCATGACGGACAGCCGCACAAATTACGGAAAGCAGATTGACACCCTGATACGCCAAGCATACGGCAGTAAAATCAAAGTGTTCGACCAGACCATTCCCCGGTCTGTCCGTGCCGCCGAAACCAGTGCCGCAGGCAAGAGCATTTTCCAGCACGACCCCAAGGGCAAGGTGGCAGAAGCCTACCAATCTTTAGCGAGGGAGGTGTTGGCGGATGCCGAAAAACGGATTAAACGTAGCTCTGAAAGGGCTAGATGA
- a CDS encoding VirD4-like conjugal transfer protein, CD1115 family: MKKLTKLLALYLPYLLLGLVATNFGEAWRLAEGKELGERIMSIMGTIPVAFANPLPSLHPLDLLVGLCCGAGLRLAVYLRGKNAKKYRHGMEYGSARWGNAKDIEPFMAPKFADNIILTKTERLMMSNRPPDPKNARNKNVLVVGGSGSGKTRFWLKPNLLQCHSSYVVTDPKGSIVVECGNALLKNGYKLKILNTINFKKSMHYNPFAYVHSEKDILKLVTTLMTNTKGEGSGGDPFWEKSERLLLTALIAYLHYEAPVEEQNFATLLEMLNTMQVLEDDEEYQNPVDLLFEELAKKKPNSFAGRQYKLYKLAAGKTAKSILISCGARLAPFDIQELRDLTMYDELQLDTLGDKKTALFLIMSDTDSTFNFLISMVYTQLFNLLCDKADDVYGGKLPVHVRCLIDECANIGQIPNLEKLVATIRSREISACLVLQAKSQLKAIYKDNADTIIGNMDSQIFLGGSEPGTLKDLSEILGKETIDSFNTSDTRGNSPSYGTSFQKLGHELLSRDELAVLDGGKCILQLRGVRPFLSDKYDLTQHPNYKLTSDYDPKNTFDIEKYLNRKEKINPNDEFVVIDADSLPSA; encoded by the coding sequence ATGAAAAAGCTGACAAAGCTGCTGGCGCTCTATCTGCCCTATCTTCTGCTGGGGCTGGTGGCAACCAACTTTGGCGAGGCGTGGCGGCTTGCCGAGGGCAAGGAGCTGGGTGAACGCATTATGTCCATAATGGGCACCATCCCGGTGGCGTTTGCAAACCCTCTGCCCAGCCTGCATCCGCTGGATTTGCTGGTGGGTTTGTGCTGCGGCGCAGGGTTACGGCTTGCAGTCTATTTGCGTGGAAAAAACGCCAAAAAGTACCGCCATGGCATGGAGTACGGCTCTGCCCGGTGGGGCAATGCCAAGGACATTGAGCCGTTCATGGCTCCTAAGTTTGCCGACAACATCATCCTGACTAAAACAGAACGGTTGATGATGTCCAACCGCCCGCCTGACCCCAAGAACGCCCGAAACAAAAACGTGCTGGTAGTGGGCGGTTCCGGCAGCGGTAAGACGCGGTTTTGGCTGAAACCGAATCTGCTTCAGTGCCACAGCTCCTATGTCGTCACCGATCCGAAAGGTAGTATCGTGGTCGAGTGCGGGAACGCACTTCTGAAAAACGGCTACAAGCTGAAAATCCTGAATACCATTAACTTCAAAAAGTCGATGCACTACAATCCCTTCGCCTATGTCCACAGCGAAAAGGACATTCTGAAGCTGGTTACGACCCTGATGACCAACACCAAGGGCGAAGGGTCCGGCGGGGACCCCTTCTGGGAGAAAAGTGAACGTCTTTTGCTGACCGCCCTGATCGCCTATCTGCATTATGAAGCCCCGGTGGAGGAGCAAAACTTCGCTACTCTGCTGGAAATGCTCAACACCATGCAGGTGTTGGAGGACGACGAGGAATACCAGAACCCGGTGGATCTGCTGTTTGAAGAACTGGCAAAAAAGAAGCCCAACAGCTTTGCCGGTCGGCAGTACAAACTTTACAAGCTGGCTGCCGGAAAGACCGCAAAATCCATCCTGATTTCCTGCGGTGCCCGGCTTGCGCCCTTCGACATCCAAGAATTGCGTGACCTCACCATGTACGATGAGCTGCAACTGGACACGTTGGGTGATAAGAAAACGGCGCTGTTCCTCATCATGTCGGACACGGATTCCACCTTCAACTTCCTCATCAGCATGGTCTACACCCAGCTTTTCAATCTGCTGTGCGATAAAGCAGATGATGTGTACGGCGGCAAGCTGCCCGTCCATGTGCGGTGCCTGATCGACGAGTGTGCCAACATCGGGCAGATTCCCAATCTGGAAAAGCTGGTGGCCACCATCCGCAGCCGTGAGATCTCCGCCTGTCTTGTTTTGCAGGCGAAAAGCCAGCTAAAGGCTATCTACAAGGACAATGCGGATACCATCATTGGCAACATGGACAGTCAGATTTTTCTCGGCGGCTCGGAACCCGGTACACTGAAAGACCTGTCCGAAATTCTGGGAAAAGAAACGATTGATTCTTTTAACACTTCGGACACGCGCGGTAATTCGCCATCCTACGGAACATCGTTCCAAAAACTTGGTCACGAATTATTGAGCCGGGACGAGCTGGCGGTGTTGGACGGCGGCAAGTGTATTTTGCAGCTGCGTGGTGTCAGACCGTTTCTTTCTGACAAGTACGACCTGACCCAGCACCCTAACTACAAGCTGACCTCGGATTACGACCCCAAAAACACCTTCGATATTGAAAAATATCTGAACCGAAAAGAAAAAATCAATCCCAATGATGAATTTGTTGTGATTGACGCTGATTCGCTTCCGTCTGCCTGA
- a CDS encoding ParB/RepB/Spo0J family partition protein encodes MPKNGLNVALKGLDDLFSSEETRQEEQREQVQQIPVNELFPFKNHPFKVLDDDAMTRTVESISQFGVLAPLIARPRPEGGYEIISGHRRKHAAELAHLDTLPVIVRNMEDDAATILMVDSNLQREHILPSERAFAYKMKLDAIKNQGARSDLTSSQVGMKLQALDIVGQEAGDSRNQVHRFIRLTNLVPELLDMVDEKKISFNPAVELSYLDENQQRDFLEAMNDTQNAPSLSQAQQLKKLAQQGEFSYDAVYDIMNEEKKSELDTVTIKNETLRKYFPRNYTPRQMESIIIKLLDQWQMKKQQAKQKKQEEAR; translated from the coding sequence ATGCCGAAAAACGGATTAAACGTAGCTCTGAAAGGGCTAGATGACCTGTTCAGTTCGGAGGAAACCCGGCAGGAGGAACAGCGAGAACAGGTACAGCAGATTCCCGTCAACGAGTTGTTTCCGTTCAAGAACCACCCGTTCAAGGTGCTGGACGATGATGCAATGACCCGGACGGTGGAAAGCATTTCGCAGTTTGGTGTCCTTGCGCCGCTGATTGCCCGCCCCAGACCAGAGGGCGGCTATGAGATTATCTCCGGGCATCGCCGGAAACACGCTGCGGAACTTGCGCATCTGGATACCTTGCCTGTCATTGTACGCAATATGGAGGATGATGCAGCCACGATACTGATGGTCGATTCCAATTTGCAGCGAGAACACATCCTGCCCAGCGAACGGGCGTTCGCGTATAAAATGAAGCTGGATGCGATAAAAAATCAAGGTGCTAGGTCGGATTTAACTTCATCCCAAGTTGGGATGAAGTTGCAAGCACTCGATATCGTCGGTCAGGAAGCAGGAGACAGCCGTAATCAAGTCCACCGTTTTATCCGCCTGACAAACCTTGTTCCTGAACTGCTGGACATGGTAGACGAGAAGAAAATCTCGTTTAATCCTGCGGTTGAATTATCTTATCTGGATGAAAATCAGCAACGGGATTTTCTTGAAGCCATGAACGACACGCAGAATGCCCCCTCTCTTTCACAGGCACAGCAGCTGAAAAAGCTGGCACAGCAGGGCGAGTTCAGTTACGATGCAGTCTACGACATTATGAACGAGGAAAAGAAAAGCGAACTAGACACCGTGACCATCAAAAACGAGACCCTGCGGAAATACTTTCCGCGCAACTACACGCCTCGGCAGATGGAAAGCATCATCATCAAGCTCCTCGACCAGTGGCAGATGAAAAAGCAGCAGGCAAAACAGAAGAAACAGGAAGAAGCGCGTTGA
- a CDS encoding TnpV protein gives MSELKPRIKENGIDYILVGDYYIPDLKLPEEHRPIGKYGRMHREYLREVCPARLHTLTLTGELWTYLADLNEQAQKRLDTIMEQMKAAEGVTEELKRTRQMEWVQRCNNIHNRAEEIVLHEMIYS, from the coding sequence ATGAGCGAATTGAAACCAAGAATAAAAGAAAATGGAATTGATTATATCCTTGTTGGAGATTACTACATCCCGGACTTGAAGTTGCCGGAGGAACACCGCCCCATCGGAAAGTACGGACGGATGCACCGGGAATATTTAAGAGAAGTCTGCCCAGCCAGATTACACACATTGACCCTGACCGGGGAATTGTGGACATATCTTGCAGACCTGAACGAACAGGCACAGAAACGGTTAGACACCATCATGGAGCAGATGAAAGCTGCCGAGGGCGTGACCGAGGAATTGAAGCGTACCCGTCAAATGGAATGGGTGCAGCGTTGCAATAACATTCACAACCGGGCAGAAGAAATTGTTTTACATGAGATGATTTATTCATAA
- the greA gene encoding transcription elongation factor GreA yields MAQEIKMSAAGLKAMQEELEYLKTVRRKELAEEIKEARSHGDLSENSEYDEAKNTQGLVENRITELEQMIKNAVIIDESELSVDNVSVGTHVTILMTGEDENEEYDIVGRTEADPLNGKISDESPVGHALLGKAVGDKAEVLLPTGHTVEYTVLNITHAAG; encoded by the coding sequence ATGGCACAAGAGATCAAGATGTCCGCTGCCGGTCTGAAGGCAATGCAGGAGGAACTGGAATACCTCAAAACGGTGCGCCGCAAGGAGCTGGCCGAAGAGATCAAGGAAGCACGCAGCCACGGCGACCTTTCCGAGAACAGCGAGTACGACGAGGCCAAGAATACGCAGGGTCTGGTGGAGAACCGCATCACCGAACTGGAGCAGATGATCAAGAACGCCGTCATCATTGATGAGAGCGAGCTGAGCGTGGACAATGTCTCTGTGGGCACCCACGTCACCATCCTCATGACCGGCGAGGACGAGAACGAGGAGTACGACATTGTGGGCCGCACCGAAGCCGACCCCCTGAACGGCAAGATCAGCGACGAAAGCCCCGTGGGCCACGCTCTGCTGGGCAAGGCTGTGGGCGACAAGGCCGAAGTGCTGCTGCCCACCGGCCACACCGTGGAGTACACCGTGCTGAACATTACCCACGCTGCAGGCTGA
- a CDS encoding PcfB family protein — translation MQEEIEQKSFNIMISTTKLSARTLLRAVKAALRLYQSKASQGKQSVRTLLRQNRGVSSVEISKTGIRGLERYAKKYGIDYAIRKDTSEVPPRYLVFFKAPDAEAFQSAFKEYSASLLNKDKRPSVLARLQELVQAAAELPGKVRHKEQERGL, via the coding sequence ATGCAGGAAGAAATCGAGCAGAAATCATTCAACATTATGATCTCCACCACAAAGCTGTCCGCCCGGACACTCCTGCGGGCGGTAAAGGCAGCGCTTCGGCTGTACCAATCCAAGGCATCCCAAGGCAAGCAGAGCGTCCGTACCCTTCTGCGGCAAAACCGGGGCGTATCCAGCGTGGAGATCAGCAAGACCGGCATCCGTGGCTTGGAACGCTATGCCAAAAAGTACGGCATCGACTATGCCATCCGCAAAGACACCTCCGAAGTGCCGCCCCGGTATCTGGTCTTTTTCAAAGCCCCGGATGCAGAAGCATTTCAATCGGCGTTCAAGGAGTATTCGGCATCTCTGCTGAACAAGGATAAACGCCCCTCGGTTCTGGCACGATTGCAGGAGTTGGTGCAGGCGGCGGCAGAACTCCCCGGCAAAGTCCGGCACAAGGAACAGGAGCGTGGACTGTGA
- a CDS encoding helix-turn-helix transcriptional regulator, which translates to MKGATSIQERLWELRKDKGLNLEELSELTGISKSALGSYEKEDYKEINHGNLITLADFYGVSVDYLLCRTENREQINTPLTELHLNDEMVALLKGGRINNRLLCELATHKDFIKFLADIEIYVDGIATMQIQNLNALVDTVRHEIIERYRPGEDDPHLKVLQAAHISDDEYFSHMVLDDLNLIIRDIREAHKKDSESAPQTTVADELKENLEAVENFKGSRDEKLVVLYCKQLGINYKNLSDEEFRWLIRILQKSKKTGTPISQRKKR; encoded by the coding sequence ATGAAAGGAGCGACAAGCATACAGGAACGCCTTTGGGAACTCCGCAAGGACAAAGGCTTAAATCTGGAAGAATTATCAGAGCTGACGGGCATTTCCAAATCAGCTCTTGGCAGTTATGAAAAAGAGGATTATAAGGAAATCAATCATGGCAACCTTATCACGCTGGCAGACTTCTATGGGGTTTCCGTTGATTATCTGCTGTGCCGGACAGAGAACCGGGAGCAGATCAACACGCCACTAACAGAGCTGCATTTGAATGATGAGATGGTGGCACTTCTGAAAGGCGGTCGGATTAACAACCGTCTGCTCTGTGAGCTTGCCACTCATAAGGACTTTATCAAGTTTCTTGCGGACATTGAGATTTATGTAGATGGGATTGCCACCATGCAGATTCAAAACCTCAACGCCCTTGTCGATACTGTCCGGCATGAAATCATTGAACGGTATCGCCCCGGCGAAGACGACCCGCATTTGAAAGTGCTGCAAGCCGCCCATATCAGCGATGATGAATATTTCAGCCACATGGTTCTTGATGACCTCAATCTCATTATCCGGGATATTCGGGAAGCCCACAAAAAGGACAGCGAGAGTGCGCCCCAGACCACCGTTGCCGATGAATTGAAAGAAAATTTGGAAGCGGTTGAAAATTTCAAGGGCAGTCGGGATGAAAAGCTGGTTGTCCTTTACTGCAAGCAGCTCGGCATCAACTATAAAAATCTGTCAGACGAAGAATTTCGCTGGCTCATTCGGATTCTACAAAAATCAAAGAAAACAGGAACTCCTATCAGTCAAAGGAAAAAACGGTAA